In one window of Halopiger aswanensis DNA:
- a CDS encoding nucleotide sugar dehydrogenase: MTTTLTDTENQSDDGKRDQDPQDPTSGGTTFEHISKSAPKNATICIVGLGYVGLPLAVGFAQSDYRVIGYDVDDETVDRLRAGVDTTGELSAEGIRDDNISYTTSAAEISEADYVIITVPTPVDDDDRPDLTYVEQAGRTVGSRMDPGTTVILESTVYPGTTREVLVPALEEASELTAGEDFFVGYSPERATPGDPDHGLADVVKVVSGQNEKVLEDVATLYESVVDAGVHRAPSIEVAEACKVVENAQRDLNIAFVNELSMVFERLDVDTQAVLEAAGTKWNFHDYRPGLVGGHCIPVDPYFLAHRSAREGFDPELVHTGRKVNESVPDHVAELTIKALNECHKTLRESRVLVLGLSYKPGVGDIRSSKVADVVDALAEYDVDIEGFDPFADDDAVREAFDLEVQETLSFEGVDAIVLATPHAEFEQLDLEAVADELAERPALVDVTGTLEKDAAVEAGFVYRRL; encoded by the coding sequence ATGACCACGACACTCACCGATACGGAGAACCAATCGGACGACGGAAAGCGCGACCAAGACCCACAGGACCCGACGTCCGGCGGAACGACGTTCGAACACATCTCGAAGTCGGCGCCGAAGAACGCGACGATCTGTATCGTCGGCCTCGGCTACGTCGGCCTCCCGCTCGCGGTCGGGTTCGCACAGTCTGACTACCGCGTGATCGGGTACGACGTCGACGACGAGACCGTCGACCGACTGCGAGCGGGCGTCGACACGACCGGCGAACTGTCGGCCGAGGGGATTCGCGACGACAATATCTCGTACACGACCTCCGCGGCCGAAATTAGCGAGGCCGACTACGTCATCATCACCGTTCCGACGCCAGTCGACGACGACGATCGACCGGATCTCACGTACGTCGAGCAAGCCGGCCGAACCGTCGGCTCGCGGATGGATCCCGGAACAACGGTGATCCTCGAGTCGACCGTCTACCCCGGGACGACCCGCGAGGTCCTCGTGCCGGCGCTCGAGGAGGCGTCCGAGCTGACCGCAGGCGAGGACTTCTTCGTCGGTTATTCGCCCGAACGCGCGACCCCGGGCGATCCTGACCACGGCCTCGCGGACGTCGTCAAGGTCGTCAGCGGCCAGAACGAGAAGGTCCTCGAGGACGTGGCGACGCTGTACGAGTCGGTCGTCGACGCGGGTGTCCACCGCGCGCCGTCGATCGAGGTCGCCGAAGCCTGCAAGGTCGTCGAGAACGCGCAGCGGGACCTCAACATCGCGTTCGTCAACGAACTCTCGATGGTCTTCGAGCGGCTGGACGTCGACACGCAGGCCGTCCTCGAGGCCGCGGGCACGAAGTGGAACTTCCACGATTACCGCCCGGGGCTGGTCGGCGGCCACTGCATTCCGGTGGATCCGTACTTCCTCGCGCACCGATCGGCCCGAGAAGGGTTCGATCCCGAACTCGTGCACACGGGCCGGAAGGTCAACGAGTCGGTTCCGGACCACGTCGCGGAGCTGACGATCAAGGCGTTGAACGAGTGCCACAAGACGCTGCGCGAGAGCCGCGTCCTCGTCCTGGGGCTCTCGTACAAACCGGGCGTCGGAGACATCCGCAGCTCGAAGGTCGCCGACGTCGTCGACGCGCTCGCGGAGTACGACGTCGACATCGAGGGCTTCGACCCGTTCGCGGACGACGACGCGGTTCGAGAGGCGTTCGACCTCGAGGTTCAGGAGACGCTCTCCTTCGAGGGCGTCGACGCAATCGTGCTCGCCACGCCGCACGCGGAGTTCGAGCAACTGGACCTCGAGGCCGTCGCCGACGAACTCGCGGAGCGCCCCGCACTGGTCGACGTGACGGGGACGCTCGAGAAGGACGCGGCCGTCGAGGCCGGCTTCGTCTATCGGAGGTTGTGA
- a CDS encoding helix-turn-helix transcriptional regulator — protein MASTVKLRARIAHGSASQPTDATRATIRRNDVHAAVSRPADQFGVPVSWLRPLELPTVWEQALLAVLFLLISGLIALRLVEALDRDLEAAFGPLFSGPDGGSDERDQSGDTRHTHEERSSPTTDHRGYERYLSPETPPELLSDEGKVVRLLVANGGEIRQHRITEETGWSKSKVSRICSQMHADGVVEKESVGRENVITLSATESTGTDDCDDPGTAGDVENPIP, from the coding sequence ATGGCATCCACCGTCAAACTCCGGGCTCGGATCGCACACGGTTCGGCTAGCCAGCCGACCGACGCGACCCGGGCGACGATACGCCGGAATGACGTCCACGCGGCCGTATCGAGACCAGCCGATCAGTTCGGCGTCCCGGTCTCTTGGCTACGGCCGCTCGAGCTGCCGACGGTCTGGGAACAGGCCCTGCTCGCGGTTCTGTTTCTGCTGATCAGCGGGCTCATCGCGCTTCGCCTCGTGGAGGCGTTGGACCGTGATCTCGAAGCGGCGTTCGGCCCGTTGTTCTCGGGACCCGACGGCGGCTCGGACGAGAGAGACCAGTCAGGGGACACGCGTCACACACACGAAGAACGCAGTTCACCCACCACCGATCACCGAGGGTACGAACGGTACCTCTCGCCCGAGACGCCGCCGGAACTCCTGAGCGACGAAGGCAAAGTCGTCAGACTGTTGGTCGCGAACGGCGGTGAAATCCGTCAGCACCGGATCACGGAGGAAACCGGTTGGTCGAAGTCGAAAGTCAGCCGGATCTGCTCGCAGATGCACGCTGACGGCGTCGTCGAAAAAGAATCGGTCGGCCGGGAGAACGTTATCACCCTGTCCGCAACCGAGTCGACCGGTACCGACGATTGCGACGATCCGGGAACGGCGGGAGACGTCGAGAATCCCATCCCGTAA
- a CDS encoding asparagine synthase-related protein, which produces MNRELFGVFGDRERFERFRSSDEFDAVCSGPQLTVGIRDSDLGTPGWSARYSGDGGCCVVWGEAYVPDDADASNAARWLLERYAAAGRDALRALNGSYLAVIDCESTAEAFVATDPVRSRECFYTDDPGVRIFGTDAAAVGRTITDPTPDRNGILEYLHLGVILGEKTAVEQLRRLPIDSRLAADEVDSLDRFVYRPAYEGFDYVDELAGRLERALRRRATLPGRKGVLLSAGYDSRIILSRIDDIEHSYTVGSPDAQEVAGAKRVAAQYDSDHTAFPPDERYLRPDESKLRYSQGIKESLHIHHAGYTDEIDVDTMYHGLLCDTFFRGHFTASETVDVLGKRVPVSHLDPDPNPVETLLEKFGYSREASLELIERTTFDVDPESFVRDAIADEFDARRARADGVQNALACCGIANQPSIPFHNHLSDQFVTSFLATDRELLEWHLRAPPEHRTTETFLRACKRLDDDILRHRPPDRPHDSTLLNEVEGFVRRKTPFLTAFEPPWPDRETLFDRYDFDQRLFADLEHVSPLPPRHKLRIVDLRRWLESWDGPDAHVLGWLRAEELVTA; this is translated from the coding sequence ATGAACAGGGAACTCTTCGGCGTATTCGGCGATCGAGAGCGGTTCGAACGATTCAGATCGAGCGACGAGTTCGATGCGGTCTGTTCCGGGCCGCAGCTGACGGTCGGGATCAGGGATTCGGACCTCGGAACCCCGGGATGGAGCGCTCGGTACAGCGGCGACGGCGGCTGCTGCGTCGTCTGGGGCGAAGCGTACGTCCCCGACGACGCCGACGCGTCCAACGCGGCCCGCTGGCTCCTCGAGCGGTACGCCGCCGCGGGCCGCGACGCGCTGCGGGCCCTCAACGGCTCGTACCTCGCCGTCATCGACTGTGAGTCGACAGCGGAAGCGTTCGTCGCGACGGATCCGGTTCGATCGCGGGAGTGTTTTTACACCGACGACCCCGGCGTTCGGATCTTCGGCACCGACGCCGCCGCGGTCGGACGCACGATCACCGATCCGACGCCCGATCGGAACGGGATCCTCGAGTACCTGCACCTCGGCGTCATCCTCGGCGAGAAAACGGCCGTCGAACAACTGCGTCGGCTGCCGATCGACAGCCGACTCGCGGCGGACGAGGTCGACTCGCTCGACCGGTTCGTTTACCGACCCGCGTACGAGGGATTCGACTACGTCGACGAACTAGCTGGCCGGCTCGAACGGGCGCTCCGGCGACGAGCGACGCTCCCCGGCCGGAAGGGGGTCCTGCTCTCGGCGGGGTACGACTCGCGGATCATCCTCTCGCGGATCGACGACATCGAGCACAGTTACACCGTGGGCTCGCCCGACGCGCAGGAGGTGGCCGGCGCGAAACGAGTCGCGGCGCAGTACGACTCCGACCACACTGCGTTTCCGCCGGACGAGCGGTACCTCCGCCCGGACGAGTCGAAGCTCCGCTACTCGCAGGGGATCAAGGAGTCGCTGCACATCCACCACGCCGGCTACACGGACGAGATCGACGTCGACACGATGTACCACGGTCTCCTCTGCGATACGTTCTTCCGCGGTCACTTCACGGCGAGCGAGACCGTCGACGTCCTCGGGAAACGCGTCCCCGTTAGCCATCTCGATCCCGATCCGAATCCGGTCGAGACCCTCCTCGAGAAGTTCGGCTACAGCCGCGAGGCGAGCCTCGAGTTGATCGAGCGGACGACGTTCGACGTCGATCCGGAATCGTTCGTCAGGGACGCGATCGCCGACGAGTTCGACGCGAGACGGGCGCGGGCGGACGGCGTACAGAACGCGCTGGCGTGTTGCGGGATCGCGAACCAGCCGTCGATCCCGTTCCACAACCACCTCTCGGACCAGTTCGTTACGTCGTTTCTGGCGACGGATCGCGAACTGCTCGAGTGGCACCTCCGAGCGCCGCCCGAACACCGGACGACGGAAACCTTCCTTCGAGCGTGTAAGCGACTCGACGACGATATCTTGCGACACCGACCGCCGGATCGACCGCACGATAGCACGCTGCTCAACGAAGTCGAAGGGTTCGTTCGCCGCAAAACGCCGTTTCTAACCGCGTTCGAACCACCGTGGCCGGATCGAGAGACGCTGTTCGATCGGTACGACTTCGATCAGCGTCTGTTTGCAGACCTCGAGCACGTTTCTCCGTTGCCGCCCCGCCACAAACTCAGAATCGTCGATCTTCGGCGGTGGTTGGAATCCTGGGACGGGCCCGACGCGCACGTGCTCGGCTGGCTTCGCGCGGAAGAACTTGTTACTGCGTAA
- a CDS encoding glycosyltransferase family 4 protein: MKVLQLVTSPRPFFDQQIAALEDRGVDCTVLSVPGAHEGDSSRSPTAYARYYAEVLSELRSTEYDLVHANYGLVAPVALAQPIRPVVTTLWGTDLMSDRGWLRSISRLSARRADAAIVPSPAMSRELEADHELIPFGVDTDLFRPIPREAARERVGWETDRPVALFPYDRTRSVKDFPRARRLVERADADLELRTVSGVDHEEIPYYMNASDVLLVTSSRESGPMVVKEAAACNLPVVSTDVGFVRETLEGVANCVVSDADSELVDGLERIATDGSRANGRETIDDLGVDALGDRLLDVYRRAIGRRGVDDRKAGVSYGV; encoded by the coding sequence CTGAAGGTACTGCAGTTGGTCACGTCGCCGCGGCCGTTCTTCGATCAGCAGATCGCCGCGCTCGAGGACCGCGGCGTCGACTGCACGGTCCTCTCAGTCCCCGGCGCACACGAGGGCGACTCCTCGCGATCGCCGACGGCGTACGCGCGGTACTACGCCGAGGTTCTTTCCGAGCTCCGGTCGACCGAGTACGATTTGGTGCACGCCAACTACGGGCTCGTCGCGCCGGTCGCGCTCGCACAACCGATCCGCCCGGTCGTCACGACCCTGTGGGGGACGGATCTGATGAGCGACCGCGGCTGGCTCCGGTCGATAAGCCGGCTAAGCGCGCGCCGCGCGGACGCCGCGATCGTGCCGAGTCCGGCCATGTCCCGGGAACTCGAGGCCGACCACGAGCTGATCCCGTTCGGCGTCGACACCGACCTGTTCCGGCCGATCCCGCGCGAAGCGGCCCGCGAGCGCGTCGGCTGGGAGACCGATCGCCCGGTCGCGCTGTTCCCGTACGATCGGACGCGATCGGTGAAGGACTTCCCGCGGGCGCGCCGACTCGTCGAGCGAGCGGACGCGGACCTCGAGTTGCGCACGGTCTCCGGCGTCGACCACGAGGAGATACCCTACTACATGAACGCCAGCGACGTGCTGCTGGTTACCTCGAGCCGGGAGAGCGGCCCGATGGTCGTCAAAGAGGCCGCAGCGTGCAACCTGCCGGTCGTCTCGACCGACGTCGGCTTCGTCCGCGAGACCCTCGAGGGGGTGGCCAACTGCGTCGTCAGCGACGCCGACTCCGAACTGGTCGACGGCCTCGAGCGAATCGCCACGGACGGCTCCCGTGCGAACGGTCGCGAAACGATCGACGATCTCGGCGTCGACGCCCTCGGAGATCGGCTTCTCGACGTCTACCGTCGGGCGATCGGTCGTCGCGGCGTCGACGATCGGAAAGCGGGGGTGAGCTATGGCGTATAG
- a CDS encoding DUF354 domain-containing protein codes for MRVMITIQHPGHVHFFRHPIAELRERGHEVHVFARENDVAIELLEAYDIDHEVLAGESGSLVSLAAVQATYETRLLRRARRIDPDVITAIGGVAAAHVSSVLRTKSLVFYDTEHATLITKLGYPFADVICTPSCYREEIGAKQVTYPGYHELAYLHPDRFEPDPAVLESVGLESEESFAVVRLSSWEASHDVGHGGFDEPREIVDRLEDAGLTVLLSAEGEPPADLEAYRFSTAPERMHDLLAFADVVLSEGATTAAEAAVLGTPAVYVNPLSLGYTRELDAEYGLLFEYNGENRHVRGLERAVSTVERPAEEWADRRERLLDDRVDVTNVVVRQLESLARPRATTESTPATNAG; via the coding sequence ATGCGCGTGATGATTACGATCCAGCATCCCGGCCACGTCCACTTCTTTCGGCACCCGATCGCCGAACTCCGGGAGCGCGGCCACGAGGTCCACGTCTTCGCTCGCGAGAACGACGTGGCGATCGAACTCCTCGAGGCGTACGACATCGACCACGAGGTGCTGGCCGGCGAATCGGGATCGCTGGTCTCGCTGGCCGCGGTGCAGGCGACCTACGAGACGCGGCTGCTTCGACGGGCCCGCCGGATCGACCCGGACGTGATCACCGCGATCGGCGGCGTCGCCGCCGCCCACGTGTCCTCGGTGTTGCGGACGAAGAGCCTCGTCTTCTACGACACCGAGCACGCGACGCTCATCACGAAGCTGGGCTACCCGTTCGCGGACGTGATCTGTACGCCCTCGTGCTACCGGGAGGAGATCGGCGCGAAGCAGGTGACCTACCCGGGCTACCACGAACTCGCCTACCTCCACCCCGACCGGTTCGAACCCGATCCGGCCGTCCTCGAGTCGGTCGGCCTCGAGTCCGAGGAGTCGTTCGCCGTCGTTCGACTCAGCAGTTGGGAGGCGTCCCACGACGTCGGCCACGGCGGCTTCGACGAGCCGCGCGAGATCGTCGACCGACTCGAGGACGCCGGCCTGACGGTGCTGCTCTCGGCCGAGGGCGAGCCGCCGGCCGACCTCGAGGCCTACCGGTTCTCGACGGCGCCCGAGCGGATGCACGACCTGCTCGCGTTCGCCGACGTGGTACTGAGCGAGGGCGCGACGACCGCGGCGGAAGCGGCCGTCCTCGGTACGCCGGCGGTCTACGTGAACCCGCTCTCGCTCGGGTACACTCGGGAACTCGACGCGGAGTACGGACTCCTGTTCGAGTACAACGGCGAGAACCGCCACGTCCGCGGGCTCGAACGGGCCGTCTCGACCGTCGAACGGCCGGCCGAGGAGTGGGCGGATCGCCGCGAGCGATTGCTGGACGACCGCGTCGACGTGACGAACGTCGTCGTCCGACAACTCGAATCGCTCGCACGGCCGCGAGCGACGACCGAATCGACCCCGGCGACGAACGCGGGGTGA
- a CDS encoding DUF1616 domain-containing protein, giving the protein MSDTDWWFFDLALVIAAAGSVTFGVIFGIDGIVRLLLAIPLVCFLPGYAAVSALFPDEPQDEYQAFDEGKTGLGNPLLVSGGLESIERTVMSVVFSVALVPTITLFASATPGGVTVEPVLFGVSILTVALALVAIGARYRCSPEQRYTPSLRSAVPFFTARSTLYDRSSTRPYNVAIAVGIVLVVASGGFAVANPPQHDGFTEFAIETENLDGDTQTMYDSTYGDGSPQELVATITNREHEEQRYTTVVVLEDVSYGDGNDVTVHERDELDRRTATVAAGETHRQPLDVAPTMQDDELRVTLLLYKGEPPSEPAAENAYRVIRLPMEGA; this is encoded by the coding sequence ATGAGCGATACTGATTGGTGGTTTTTCGATCTGGCACTCGTCATCGCCGCCGCAGGCAGCGTGACGTTCGGCGTTATTTTCGGCATCGATGGAATCGTACGATTGCTACTTGCGATACCGTTAGTCTGCTTTCTACCGGGGTATGCAGCCGTCTCAGCGCTCTTTCCGGATGAACCCCAGGACGAATATCAGGCGTTCGATGAAGGGAAAACCGGCCTCGGAAATCCGCTCCTCGTCAGCGGCGGTCTCGAGTCGATCGAGCGAACGGTGATGTCAGTCGTCTTTAGCGTCGCGCTCGTTCCGACGATCACCCTTTTCGCGTCCGCAACCCCTGGGGGTGTGACGGTCGAACCGGTACTCTTCGGGGTTTCAATACTGACCGTCGCGCTTGCACTCGTCGCGATCGGGGCTCGGTACCGGTGTTCCCCCGAGCAACGGTACACGCCGTCCCTTCGATCCGCGGTCCCGTTTTTCACGGCCCGATCGACGCTCTACGATCGGTCCAGCACTCGTCCGTACAACGTCGCGATCGCCGTCGGGATCGTGCTGGTGGTTGCCAGCGGCGGGTTCGCCGTCGCCAACCCACCCCAGCACGACGGGTTCACGGAGTTCGCCATCGAGACCGAGAACCTCGACGGCGACACGCAAACGATGTACGACTCGACGTACGGCGACGGCAGTCCCCAGGAACTCGTGGCAACGATCACGAACCGAGAACACGAAGAGCAAAGGTACACGACCGTCGTCGTGCTCGAGGACGTGAGCTACGGCGACGGAAACGACGTCACCGTTCACGAGCGAGACGAACTGGACAGACGGACGGCGACGGTCGCGGCCGGCGAGACGCATCGACAACCCCTCGACGTGGCCCCGACGATGCAGGACGACGAGCTTCGCGTGACGCTGCTCCTCTACAAAGGTGAGCCGCCGTCGGAGCCCGCGGCCGAGAACGCCTATCGGGTCATCCGCCTCCCGATGGAGGGCGCATGA
- the glmS gene encoding glutamine--fructose-6-phosphate transaminase (isomerizing) produces MCGIIAHIGRGDATETLLSGLENLEYRGYDSAGIAVQNGSGVKVHKTSGEVDDLKSTLDARPSGNIGIGHTRWSTHGPPTDENAHPHTDTAGDVAVVHNGVIDNYDELRAELREKGHEFESDTDTEVIPHLIDEYRRETDDTELAVRKAVDTLEGSYAIAAIVDGEERVYAARKGSPLVLGLADEEWFLASDVPAFLDHTDEVIYLEDGDLVVLEPDDYRITDLAGSPVDRSVDTVDWDPEDAGKGEYDHYMEKEIHSQPTALSNTIEGRIEDGTVAFDDLEAGAFADVDSVQFVACGTSYHAAMYGGQLLRTAGIPAEVLRASEYDTAAGPVDENTLVVAVTQSGETADTLDAVRTAAGRGARTLAVTNVVGSTAAREADDAIYIRAGPEVGVAATKTYSSQAVTLALLTQRLADDVPDATPADDREAMLNALADLPRHVETVLETSRARALAREFMDSESYFFIGNGFGHSVALEGALKFKEITYEHAEGFASGQLKHGPLALVTSASPIFAVYTGGDDEKTKTNAIEAQSRGAPIVAVGPDDHPLVDVADAHLWVPETHPVWAGLLANVQLQLLSYYAAKLLDRPIDKPRNLAKSVTVE; encoded by the coding sequence ATGTGCGGCATCATCGCCCACATCGGTCGCGGTGACGCGACGGAGACGCTGCTGTCGGGACTCGAGAACCTCGAGTACCGCGGGTACGACTCGGCGGGAATCGCCGTACAGAACGGGTCCGGCGTGAAGGTTCACAAGACGTCGGGCGAGGTCGACGACCTGAAATCGACGCTCGACGCGCGGCCGAGCGGGAACATCGGGATCGGCCACACCCGATGGAGTACCCACGGGCCCCCGACCGACGAGAACGCGCACCCGCACACGGACACCGCGGGTGACGTCGCCGTCGTTCACAACGGCGTCATCGACAACTACGACGAACTCAGGGCCGAGCTCCGCGAGAAGGGCCACGAGTTCGAGAGCGACACCGATACCGAGGTCATTCCGCACCTCATCGACGAGTACCGCCGAGAGACCGACGACACCGAGCTGGCGGTCCGGAAGGCCGTCGACACGCTCGAAGGCAGCTACGCTATCGCCGCGATCGTCGACGGCGAGGAGCGCGTCTACGCCGCACGGAAGGGATCGCCCCTCGTGCTGGGACTGGCCGACGAGGAGTGGTTCCTCGCCAGCGACGTGCCGGCCTTCCTCGACCACACCGACGAGGTGATCTACCTCGAGGACGGCGACCTCGTCGTTCTGGAGCCCGACGACTACCGGATCACGGACCTCGCGGGGAGTCCGGTCGATCGATCGGTCGACACCGTCGACTGGGATCCGGAAGACGCCGGCAAGGGCGAGTACGACCACTACATGGAGAAGGAGATCCACTCCCAGCCGACGGCGCTCTCGAACACGATCGAGGGTCGCATCGAGGACGGAACGGTCGCGTTCGACGACCTCGAGGCCGGCGCGTTCGCGGACGTCGACTCCGTCCAGTTCGTCGCATGCGGCACGTCCTACCACGCGGCGATGTACGGCGGTCAGTTGCTACGGACGGCCGGCATCCCCGCCGAGGTCCTCCGCGCGAGCGAGTACGACACGGCCGCAGGGCCGGTCGACGAGAACACGCTCGTCGTTGCGGTCACCCAAAGCGGCGAGACGGCCGACACGCTGGACGCGGTCCGAACGGCGGCCGGCCGCGGTGCGCGAACGCTCGCGGTGACGAACGTCGTCGGCTCCACGGCCGCCCGCGAGGCCGACGACGCGATATACATCCGGGCCGGCCCGGAGGTCGGCGTCGCCGCGACGAAGACCTACTCCTCGCAGGCGGTGACGCTCGCGCTGTTGACCCAGCGCCTCGCCGACGACGTCCCGGACGCGACGCCGGCCGACGACCGCGAGGCGATGCTGAACGCGCTCGCGGACCTCCCCCGACACGTCGAGACCGTCCTGGAGACGTCGCGAGCCAGGGCGCTCGCCCGGGAGTTCATGGACAGCGAGTCGTACTTTTTCATCGGGAACGGCTTCGGCCACTCGGTAGCGCTCGAGGGCGCGCTGAAGTTCAAGGAGATCACCTACGAGCACGCGGAGGGGTTCGCGTCGGGGCAACTCAAGCACGGGCCGCTCGCGCTCGTCACCTCGGCGTCGCCGATCTTCGCGGTCTACACGGGCGGCGACGACGAGAAAACGAAAACCAACGCGATCGAGGCGCAGTCCCGCGGCGCGCCGATCGTCGCCGTCGGGCCCGACGACCACCCGCTGGTCGACGTCGCCGACGCCCACCTGTGGGTCCCCGAGACCCACCCCGTCTGGGCGGGCCTGCTCGCGAACGTTCAGCTCCAGTTGCTGTCGTACTACGCTGCGAAACTGCTCGATCGGCCGATCGACAAGCCGCGGAACCTCGCGAAAAGCGTCACGGTCGAGTAA
- a CDS encoding DUF7344 domain-containing protein, giving the protein MKSKYISPEEQCEKDADAEEECPPDASAVPKDELFHLLQNERRRLVLRYLRGTEGPVRMRDVAEQVAAWEHDTTVEQLTSKQRQRVYIPLYQSHLTKLDEAGVIDYQKDRGIVERKPLADQVDAYLDVNPTVESTDEADAESDTTNWVDHYIVATTLCYAALFGTVMELPFISLLSGIGLSALILFLFTVLTITRLLN; this is encoded by the coding sequence ATGAAATCGAAATATATCAGTCCGGAAGAACAGTGCGAGAAGGACGCAGATGCAGAAGAGGAGTGTCCCCCAGACGCGTCCGCAGTTCCGAAGGACGAACTCTTTCATCTACTGCAAAACGAGCGGAGACGGTTGGTGCTGCGCTATCTCCGCGGGACCGAAGGGCCCGTACGCATGCGCGATGTCGCGGAACAGGTCGCGGCCTGGGAACACGATACGACCGTCGAACAGCTCACGTCGAAACAACGCCAGCGCGTCTACATTCCGCTATATCAGTCTCATCTCACGAAACTCGACGAAGCCGGCGTGATCGACTACCAGAAGGATCGTGGCATCGTCGAACGAAAACCGCTCGCCGACCAAGTCGACGCGTATCTCGACGTCAACCCGACCGTCGAATCGACGGACGAGGCGGACGCGGAGAGCGATACCACGAACTGGGTCGACCATTACATCGTCGCGACGACGCTCTGTTACGCGGCCCTGTTCGGTACAGTGATGGAACTACCGTTCATTTCGCTTCTCTCGGGAATCGGCCTCAGCGCGCTGATCCTATTCCTCTTTACGGTACTCACGATTACCCGCCTTCTTAACTGA
- a CDS encoding metal-dependent hydrolase codes for MMWPWEHLVVAYVLYSLLAHVVLRRSPTTRETIAVAVGSQLPDLIDKPLAWTFEITEGGYAIGHSILVVPIVCLAVLAAAGHYGAERSVAGAFSTAIGSHLVADIVNPVRLGRPPELRVILWPVATPPAYDRGSFLDHFVAYFVRYADQLLGNGLSTQIVVQLGIGVGVVALWFYDGAPIVSDCWRAVRSRLH; via the coding sequence ATGATGTGGCCGTGGGAACACCTCGTCGTCGCGTACGTCCTCTATTCGCTGCTGGCACACGTCGTCCTGCGGCGGTCGCCGACGACCCGCGAAACGATCGCCGTCGCCGTCGGCTCGCAGCTTCCGGACCTGATCGACAAGCCGCTCGCCTGGACGTTCGAGATCACCGAGGGCGGGTACGCGATCGGCCACTCGATCCTCGTCGTCCCGATCGTCTGTCTCGCGGTCCTCGCTGCGGCGGGTCACTACGGCGCTGAGCGGTCCGTCGCGGGTGCGTTCTCGACGGCGATCGGCTCTCACCTCGTGGCCGATATCGTCAACCCCGTACGGTTGGGGCGGCCGCCGGAGTTGCGGGTGATCCTCTGGCCCGTCGCAACGCCGCCAGCGTACGATCGCGGTAGCTTTCTCGATCACTTCGTCGCCTACTTCGTCCGGTACGCCGACCAGCTTCTCGGCAACGGGCTGTCGACGCAGATCGTCGTCCAACTCGGGATCGGGGTCGGCGTCGTCGCGCTGTGGTTCTACGACGGTGCGCCGATCGTCAGCGACTGCTGGCGGGCCGTCCGCTCCCGACTCCACTGA